Proteins encoded together in one Funiculus sociatus GB2-C1 window:
- a CDS encoding cupin domain-containing protein, producing the protein MTNDNQLLLKDLLNIATRQDDLLWEPFHPGVDIYRLYGDGKGAAAALLRYQPGASVPKHDHTGFEHIFVLSGSQTDQNGEYQAGTLVINPPSSNHSVISVSGCIVLAIWEKPVSLVANG; encoded by the coding sequence ATGACCAATGACAACCAATTGCTCCTCAAGGATTTACTCAATATCGCCACGCGACAGGATGATTTGCTTTGGGAACCCTTCCACCCTGGTGTTGATATTTACCGACTTTATGGAGATGGTAAAGGCGCTGCTGCTGCTTTGCTTCGATATCAGCCGGGAGCAAGTGTTCCAAAACACGATCACACGGGGTTTGAACACATCTTCGTCTTATCTGGTTCGCAAACTGACCAAAATGGCGAATATCAGGCGGGAACTCTGGTGATTAATCCACCTAGCAGTAATCACAGTGTTATTAGCGTGTCTGGTTGCATTGTTTTGGCAATTTGGGAGAAGCCTGTCTCTTTAGTAGCTAATGGGTAA
- a CDS encoding cysteine hydrolase family protein, which translates to MVLISALPYDYELPTSDGLALLIIDMQRDFLEPGGFGDALGNDVSRLQAIVPILRELLSAFRARNLPIFYTVEGHKPDLSDCPPSKLHRGQGKLKIGDVASMGRILILGEPGNEIIPELSPLPGETVIPKPGKGAFYHTNLELLLREKKITHLLVTGVTTEVCVQTTIREANDRGYECLLVEDATESYFPDFKQSTLEMIRAQGGIVGWTAPAANIFPALEKWKPREKLGIRS; encoded by the coding sequence ATGGTATTAATTTCTGCTTTACCTTACGATTATGAATTGCCTACCTCTGATGGTTTGGCGCTGTTAATTATTGATATGCAGCGAGATTTTTTGGAACCGGGGGGCTTTGGGGATGCTTTGGGAAATGATGTCAGCCGTCTACAGGCAATTGTCCCTATTTTAAGAGAATTATTGTCCGCGTTTCGGGCGCGAAACCTGCCGATTTTTTACACGGTTGAAGGTCATAAACCTGATTTATCTGATTGTCCGCCATCGAAGTTGCATCGAGGCCAAGGTAAGTTAAAAATTGGCGATGTTGCTTCTATGGGGCGCATTTTAATTTTGGGAGAACCAGGAAATGAAATTATTCCAGAATTGTCGCCTTTACCTGGTGAAACGGTGATTCCAAAACCAGGGAAGGGTGCTTTTTATCATACTAATTTGGAGTTATTACTGCGGGAAAAGAAGATTACTCATCTGTTGGTTACTGGGGTAACTACTGAAGTTTGCGTTCAGACGACGATTCGCGAGGCGAATGACCGAGGTTATGAGTGTTTGCTGGTAGAAGATGCGACGGAAAGCTACTTTCCTGATTTTAAACAATCCACTTTGGAAATGATTCGCGCTCAAGGTGGAATTGTTGGTTGGACTGCACCTGCTGCGAATATTTTCCCAGCTTTGGAAAAGTGGAAACCGCGTGAAAAGTTAGGCATCAGGAGTTAG
- a CDS encoding iron uptake porin: MVKAANTCDYLRSLASNFWLGLLLSSAVTPFVPSPAIASEVQQAGVSPEASTTDEVTPVAEPTINEVKIDTDISETVISQSALEEVTPAGNVAQPLPIDDVNSPTDFNLESEAENIDAAMEQVTNVSQLRDVQPTDWAYEALRSLVERYGCIAGYPDGTFRGNRALSRYEFAAGVNACLQQIEKLIAVSTADFVTKEDLATLQRLISEFGTELATLRTRVDNLEGRTKFLEENQFSTTTKLSGLAWFNVTGASASDDITVEAAGSLTPLVLRSPGRDAKFRPIQQKIKDDPNITLSNLVWLTLETSFTGRDSLVTQLAAGNGDSPANAFASAGLYNTFGTPFLDQTAGVQGDNNDVIVRELFYSFPLRENIQVVVGPRINWYRYFDNNAFSFFLTGATTFNSNGSTLLNTIDRGAGAAVLWDINRQFKLRVAYLGESDEFLPSGIFNTASDPRKGVFSPTNTATAELTFSPTERINLRLIYNYSNIDPSFPIFDQNGNITGFGIGGAPGEPIYGVADDGFGGSINNAIAHTFGLNFDWLITRGIGVFGRYSYGSTNIDPKTPGRGGGDVNAQSLQLGLAFPDLGRRGALATISYLIPFSVLDGRRFLAAGGGDGGVQYEVEAAYFFPITQNIAIVPAFYFIGNPNNFSDNPNIYVGNLRTQFSF, translated from the coding sequence ATGGTTAAGGCTGCAAATACCTGTGACTACCTGCGATCGCTTGCAAGTAATTTCTGGTTGGGTTTGTTACTTTCTAGCGCTGTAACGCCTTTCGTGCCATCGCCAGCGATCGCAAGTGAAGTTCAACAGGCTGGGGTGTCACCGGAAGCATCAACAACTGATGAAGTTACCCCGGTTGCCGAACCTACGATAAATGAAGTAAAAATTGATACAGACATTTCAGAGACTGTAATATCGCAGTCCGCATTAGAAGAGGTTACTCCTGCTGGTAATGTAGCCCAACCATTGCCAATTGATGATGTAAATTCCCCTACCGATTTTAATTTGGAGTCGGAAGCGGAAAACATCGATGCGGCGATGGAACAAGTTACCAATGTTTCGCAATTGCGAGATGTGCAACCGACAGATTGGGCGTATGAAGCATTGCGAAGCCTTGTAGAACGTTACGGTTGTATAGCAGGATATCCTGATGGCACCTTTCGCGGCAATAGAGCTTTAAGTCGCTATGAATTTGCTGCTGGTGTAAATGCTTGTTTGCAGCAAATTGAGAAATTAATTGCTGTTAGTACGGCTGATTTTGTCACCAAAGAAGATTTAGCAACACTGCAACGATTAATTAGTGAATTTGGCACAGAATTAGCAACGCTACGCACTCGCGTGGATAATTTGGAAGGTCGCACCAAATTCTTAGAAGAAAATCAGTTTTCTACTACTACTAAACTCAGCGGACTTGCCTGGTTTAATGTTACTGGAGCCTCTGCTAGTGATGATATTACAGTTGAAGCCGCAGGTTCACTTACACCTTTGGTACTCAGAAGTCCCGGACGAGATGCGAAATTTAGACCAATTCAGCAAAAAATAAAAGACGATCCTAATATCACTCTTAGCAATTTGGTATGGCTAACGCTAGAAACGTCTTTTACTGGTAGAGATAGCTTGGTTACTCAGTTAGCTGCGGGTAATGGAGATTCACCAGCTAACGCCTTTGCTTCTGCGGGACTTTATAACACATTTGGAACACCATTTCTTGACCAAACTGCGGGTGTCCAAGGAGACAACAATGATGTCATCGTGCGGGAATTGTTTTACAGCTTCCCTCTCAGGGAGAATATTCAGGTAGTGGTAGGGCCTCGGATTAACTGGTATCGCTACTTTGACAACAATGCTTTCAGCTTTTTCTTGACGGGTGCAACTACCTTTAACTCTAACGGCAGCACTTTATTAAATACCATTGACCGGGGTGCAGGTGCAGCTGTTTTGTGGGATATTAATCGGCAGTTCAAGCTGCGCGTTGCTTATTTAGGTGAGAGTGATGAATTTTTACCCAGTGGGATATTTAACACCGCATCCGACCCGCGTAAAGGTGTATTTAGTCCTACTAACACCGCTACTGCTGAGTTAACTTTCTCGCCTACTGAGAGAATTAATCTCAGGTTAATTTACAACTATTCCAATATCGACCCGTCTTTCCCAATTTTCGACCAAAACGGCAACATCACTGGGTTTGGAATTGGTGGTGCGCCGGGAGAACCAATTTATGGGGTAGCTGATGATGGTTTTGGTGGTTCGATTAATAATGCGATCGCGCACACCTTTGGACTAAACTTTGATTGGTTAATTACCCGTGGTATTGGTGTCTTTGGACGCTATAGCTACGGGAGTACCAACATTGACCCCAAAACCCCAGGTCGTGGCGGTGGAGATGTTAACGCCCAGTCTTTGCAATTAGGGCTTGCTTTCCCCGATTTAGGTAGAAGAGGTGCGTTGGCAACAATATCTTACCTGATACCGTTCTCCGTATTGGATGGTCGTAGATTCTTGGCTGCTGGTGGCGGTGATGGTGGCGTTCAGTATGAGGTTGAAGCCGCATATTTCTTCCCCATAACTCAGAATATAGCGATTGTTCCCGCCTTTTATTTCATTGGCAACCCGAACAACTTCAGCGACAACCCCAATATCTATGTGGGTAACTTGCGAACGCAATTTAGCTTCTAG